Proteins encoded together in one Sinorhizobium sp. B11 window:
- a CDS encoding adenylate/guanylate cyclase domain-containing protein, with product MDLPAHLAWLVDEASTSSSPEQFIAELGRQLLADGLPLAGGALTLSIPHPIIARRTWLWRAETGAVIEALDFAGSSLNKAAGDWLAGLGPIYEGKIGRGSDNPILGWAGSRSFTPSETERLDEAARFAAAPLAALTARTALTTLLEAYLGKRSAAQVQAGALGRNNGETIRAALLCADLRDFTALSEATDPSLMIATLDAWFDRIAGAVHAFGGEVLKFIGDGVLAIFPVTGTPAEACEASLRAVAAARAGMVHLDATRQAQGLVPLPFGVALHFGEMLWGNIGAADRLDFTAIGPAVNLVSRLEGLCKSLGHRVLISGALAAETTTQLVPLGEHRLRGIADPCTVFTLPTD from the coding sequence ATGGATTTGCCCGCCCACCTCGCCTGGCTGGTCGATGAGGCCAGTACCTCGTCCAGCCCCGAACAATTCATAGCCGAGCTTGGCCGCCAGTTGCTTGCCGACGGTCTGCCACTTGCGGGCGGGGCTCTCACTCTTTCCATTCCGCATCCGATCATTGCGCGTCGGACCTGGTTGTGGAGGGCTGAAACCGGCGCCGTCATCGAGGCACTCGATTTTGCCGGCAGCTCGCTCAACAAGGCTGCGGGCGACTGGCTTGCCGGACTTGGACCAATATACGAAGGAAAGATCGGCCGAGGCTCTGACAATCCGATATTGGGCTGGGCCGGATCCCGCTCGTTCACCCCGTCCGAGACAGAGCGGCTGGACGAAGCCGCGCGTTTTGCAGCGGCACCCTTAGCGGCACTAACCGCCCGTACAGCGCTGACAACCCTTCTTGAAGCTTATCTCGGCAAACGCAGTGCCGCACAGGTACAGGCCGGGGCGCTCGGCCGCAACAATGGTGAAACCATTCGCGCCGCTTTGCTCTGTGCTGACCTCCGCGATTTCACGGCGCTCTCGGAAGCGACCGACCCCTCCCTCATGATCGCCACCCTTGACGCGTGGTTCGATCGTATTGCGGGTGCAGTGCATGCTTTCGGGGGCGAGGTGCTGAAGTTCATCGGGGACGGCGTTCTGGCGATCTTTCCCGTTACCGGAACGCCCGCTGAGGCCTGCGAAGCGTCTCTGCGTGCTGTCGCTGCCGCCCGTGCAGGCATGGTCCATCTCGACGCCACACGGCAAGCACAGGGCCTGGTCCCATTGCCCTTCGGCGTGGCGCTGCATTTCGGCGAAATGCTCTGGGGCAATATCGGTGCTGCCGACCGGCTGGATTTCACGGCCATCGGCCCCGCGGTCAATCTGGTCAGCCGGCTGGAAGGGCTCTGCAAGTCCCTTGGTCATCGTGTGCTGATATCAGGTGCGCTGGCAGCAGAGACGACAACGCAGCTGGTTCCACTGGGTGAACACCGATTGCGCGGCATCGCCGATCCCTGCACCGTCTTCACCCTGCCGACGGATTGA
- a CDS encoding cytochrome c family protein: MRRPRTTLKTIALAITAASVASNSFAADADRGARIFRACSSCHIVDDTRSTFGPSLKGVVGRRAAGLDDYAYSPALKKAGEEGLVWNEHELAEFLAAPNRKVPGTKMRFWGLWSFEVDDLIAFLKANP; this comes from the coding sequence ATGCGCAGGCCTAGAACGACGTTGAAAACAATCGCATTGGCAATTACGGCAGCTTCAGTTGCGAGCAATAGTTTCGCGGCTGATGCAGATCGTGGTGCGAGAATTTTTCGGGCCTGTTCTTCGTGCCACATTGTCGATGACACCAGAAGTACATTTGGCCCCTCACTGAAGGGTGTCGTGGGAAGGCGGGCAGCTGGCCTAGACGACTACGCCTACTCCCCTGCCTTGAAGAAAGCCGGCGAAGAGGGGCTCGTGTGGAACGAGCATGAACTTGCCGAATTTTTGGCAGCGCCGAACAGAAAAGTCCCGGGAACAAAGATGCGCTTCTGGGGATTGTGGAGCTTCGAAGTCGACGATCTTATCGCCTTTCTAAAGGCAAATCCGTAG
- a CDS encoding DUF4334 domain-containing protein has protein sequence MTDWFRSLEPVDPLEMTGLWRGAGIPSGHPLDGVLENLRWFGKRFHPDRRADALLFQWLPGRLVAVDPRFVPLGLAIRLAPLGRTSLARSLFSLLHKAFRARGTTAALEVRAFEHVASAAMVYDRQPIVDHFRRVNDNTLAGMMCVRDDERRFFFKLTRIDAQA, from the coding sequence ATGACGGATTGGTTCCGGTCGCTCGAGCCTGTCGATCCGCTTGAGATGACCGGGCTTTGGAGAGGCGCCGGCATTCCGTCGGGGCATCCACTGGACGGCGTTCTCGAGAATTTGCGATGGTTCGGCAAGCGCTTTCACCCCGACAGGCGAGCGGACGCCCTGCTCTTTCAGTGGCTTCCCGGGAGGCTTGTGGCCGTTGATCCACGCTTCGTTCCTCTCGGGCTTGCAATCAGGCTTGCGCCGTTGGGACGGACGTCCCTTGCCCGAAGCCTGTTTTCGCTTCTGCACAAGGCGTTCCGCGCGCGGGGCACGACAGCAGCCCTGGAAGTTCGGGCATTCGAGCACGTCGCAAGCGCTGCAATGGTTTACGACAGGCAACCGATCGTCGACCATTTCAGACGGGTGAACGATAACACGCTGGCTGGGATGATGTGCGTGCGCGACGACGAAAGGCGGTTCTTCTTCAAACTCACCAGGATCGATGCGCAGGCCTAG
- a CDS encoding glutathione S-transferase family protein, with protein MGALRVLGRQSSINVRKVLWTCEEIGIEYVQEDWGTGFASTSAPEFLALNPNGLVPVIDSDDGILWESNTICRYLASRYGRDDLLPPSPWRRALVERWMDWQATELNSAWRGAFQGLVRKDLAYSDRSVIADSAGNWNRRMEVLENTLATTAPFVAGDEFTLADILIGLSVNRWFHTPIERPRLPAVIAYFERLKARPSFRRGGYDMFP; from the coding sequence ATGGGCGCCCTTCGAGTTCTTGGCAGGCAATCATCCATCAATGTTCGAAAGGTGCTGTGGACCTGCGAAGAGATCGGCATCGAGTATGTGCAGGAAGATTGGGGAACGGGATTTGCCTCGACCAGCGCACCGGAATTCCTTGCGCTTAATCCGAATGGTCTCGTGCCGGTCATCGATAGCGATGACGGCATCCTATGGGAGTCCAATACGATCTGCCGTTATCTTGCGTCCAGGTATGGCCGCGACGATCTCCTGCCACCCTCCCCATGGAGACGGGCGCTCGTCGAACGATGGATGGATTGGCAAGCAACGGAGCTCAACAGTGCCTGGCGCGGTGCATTCCAGGGCCTTGTGCGCAAGGACCTCGCCTATTCCGACCGCTCCGTCATTGCCGACAGTGCCGGGAACTGGAATCGCAGGATGGAAGTCCTGGAGAACACCCTCGCGACGACAGCACCTTTCGTAGCGGGAGACGAATTCACGCTGGCCGACATCCTGATCGGCCTTTCGGTCAACAGATGGTTTCACACGCCCATCGAACGACCCAGGTTACCGGCGGTTATAGCCTATTTCGAGCGCCTCAAGGCACGACCGTCCTTCCGCCGCGGCGGTTACGACATGTTCCCGTAG
- a CDS encoding DUF2000 domain-containing protein: MLSDIRIAIVVDPKLPSALIANTVSAIGIGVGAKMPLLGAERLSDRAGRATDIVSNRPVPILQADGETIRQILLKALNQPEEHAIVPFPGFARSLHDYTDYQRQFPDRDLSDEEIDGLGLAGPAKWVRSLTGSLKLLR; this comes from the coding sequence ATGCTCTCCGATATCCGCATTGCCATTGTCGTCGACCCCAAACTCCCGTCCGCTCTCATTGCAAATACAGTCAGCGCCATCGGCATTGGCGTAGGCGCCAAAATGCCGCTCCTTGGCGCCGAGAGGCTCAGCGACCGTGCTGGCAGGGCCACCGATATCGTCTCCAATCGACCGGTGCCGATCCTGCAGGCCGATGGCGAGACGATCCGACAGATCCTGTTGAAGGCGCTGAACCAGCCGGAAGAACACGCCATCGTACCGTTTCCTGGTTTTGCGCGCTCACTGCACGACTATACTGACTACCAGCGTCAGTTCCCGGACAGGGACTTGAGCGATGAGGAGATCGACGGACTGGGCCTTGCTGGACCGGCTAAATGGGTAAGGTCGCTGACCGGATCCCTGAAATTGCTGCGGTAA
- a CDS encoding Lrp/AsnC family transcriptional regulator, translating into MTTFEPVELKILSSLQAEGRLTNQELSERVGMSTSPCWRKVRQLEETGVIRGYKADLNRRKLGLGVLAFIRVKIDGHNEAEADAFAAEVARLQEVVACYSIAGDSDFLLQVVSADLDSYADFAMSVVRRLPRIKEMQTTFVLKEIKPFEGFPVGF; encoded by the coding sequence ATGACGACATTTGAGCCGGTTGAACTGAAAATCCTTTCGAGCCTGCAGGCCGAGGGACGCCTGACAAATCAGGAATTGTCCGAGCGTGTCGGCATGTCCACATCCCCTTGCTGGCGAAAGGTGCGGCAGCTTGAAGAGACAGGTGTGATCCGGGGTTACAAGGCCGATCTCAACCGGCGCAAACTCGGGCTCGGCGTCCTTGCCTTCATCCGAGTGAAGATAGATGGTCATAACGAGGCAGAGGCGGACGCCTTTGCCGCCGAGGTTGCACGGCTACAGGAAGTCGTCGCTTGTTATAGCATTGCCGGAGATTCGGATTTTCTATTGCAGGTCGTCTCGGCTGATCTCGATTCCTATGCCGATTTCGCCATGTCGGTCGTGCGCCGCCTGCCGCGCATCAAGGAAATGCAGACCACGTTTGTTCTTAAGGAAATCAAACCGTTCGAAGGTTTTCCGGTAGGATTTTAA
- a CDS encoding ABC transporter substrate-binding protein — MGLDKSVIRSVSARAAWAAATALTVVMTFGISAASAAESVLTMHIEEQSSWVQNFNPFDLAGRRQSTMDFIYEPLVIFNAQDGGKPVWRLATSYKFSDDMMSITYELRPGAKWSDGQPLTSADVKYTIDLMLKNAALDTVGVGETVASVEAPSPTEVTIKLKAVNSDFPESLADLAVVPQHVWKDVSDPVAFKNEKPIGSGPMTEVRRFTPQVYEQCRNPDYWDAASLHVDCLRLPQISGNDQMLAILPEGNMDWIGSFIPEIDKTFVALDADHNGYWQPPAETVAFQMNFKSKDEGNLEAYKDLNFRHAFSLAMDRKSMVDIAGFGYPVVNEHASGLPPRFEGWRNKAAEGDKDAFMGFDTEKASKILDDAGYKKGSDGFRTTPSGKPINFPIIVPNGWTDWIDAVQIAVEGLRAAGINASVTTPEYEQWRKQILDGSFEVVMNSRADGATPFRGYYQSLSTAYAGRVTGAPSRYSNPKLDALFDQYLKATSDDDHKKIFNDIQLLVAEDFPVVPVFNGPTWYQFSSKRFTGWVTDKDPVMNPEDHDNNRMRLMHLLRLKPVQ, encoded by the coding sequence ATGGGACTGGATAAGAGCGTAATCCGCAGTGTTTCTGCGCGCGCCGCCTGGGCCGCGGCCACCGCCCTGACGGTGGTGATGACCTTTGGTATATCGGCTGCTTCGGCTGCCGAATCCGTGCTGACGATGCATATCGAAGAGCAGTCGAGCTGGGTGCAAAACTTCAATCCGTTCGATCTTGCCGGTCGTCGGCAGAGCACCATGGATTTCATCTATGAGCCGCTGGTCATCTTCAACGCGCAGGATGGCGGCAAGCCGGTCTGGCGCTTGGCGACAAGCTACAAGTTTTCCGACGATATGATGTCGATCACCTATGAATTGCGGCCCGGCGCGAAATGGTCTGATGGACAGCCGCTGACCTCAGCTGACGTCAAGTACACAATCGATCTGATGCTGAAGAATGCCGCGCTCGACACGGTTGGTGTCGGCGAGACCGTTGCATCCGTCGAGGCGCCGTCGCCGACGGAGGTGACGATCAAGCTCAAGGCCGTCAATTCCGACTTCCCGGAATCGCTTGCCGATCTTGCCGTCGTTCCCCAACATGTCTGGAAGGATGTTTCAGATCCGGTTGCTTTCAAGAATGAGAAGCCGATCGGTTCCGGTCCGATGACGGAAGTGCGCCGGTTCACGCCGCAGGTTTATGAACAGTGCCGCAACCCGGACTACTGGGATGCCGCTTCGCTGCATGTCGATTGCCTGCGACTGCCGCAGATTTCCGGCAACGACCAGATGCTCGCGATCCTGCCGGAAGGCAATATGGATTGGATCGGCTCCTTCATCCCCGAGATCGACAAGACCTTCGTGGCGCTCGACGCCGATCACAACGGCTACTGGCAGCCGCCGGCTGAAACCGTCGCCTTCCAGATGAACTTCAAGAGCAAGGACGAGGGCAATCTGGAAGCCTACAAGGATCTGAACTTCCGTCACGCCTTCAGCCTCGCCATGGACCGCAAGTCGATGGTCGACATTGCCGGCTTCGGCTATCCCGTCGTCAACGAACATGCCTCCGGCCTGCCGCCCCGCTTTGAAGGCTGGCGCAACAAGGCTGCCGAAGGCGACAAGGATGCCTTCATGGGTTTTGATACCGAGAAGGCCAGCAAGATCCTCGACGACGCAGGCTACAAGAAGGGTTCGGACGGCTTTCGTACGACGCCGAGCGGCAAGCCGATCAATTTCCCGATCATCGTTCCCAATGGCTGGACAGACTGGATCGATGCCGTGCAGATCGCCGTCGAAGGCCTGCGCGCAGCCGGCATCAATGCTTCGGTCACGACACCGGAATACGAACAGTGGCGCAAGCAGATTCTCGACGGTAGTTTCGAGGTCGTCATGAACTCGCGTGCCGATGGGGCGACTCCATTCCGCGGCTATTACCAAAGCCTGTCGACGGCTTATGCCGGCCGCGTCACAGGTGCTCCCTCGCGCTATTCCAACCCGAAACTCGACGCGCTCTTCGATCAATATCTGAAGGCGACGTCCGATGATGATCACAAGAAGATCTTCAACGATATTCAGCTGCTGGTGGCCGAAGATTTCCCCGTCGTGCCTGTCTTCAATGGTCCGACCTGGTATCAGTTCTCCAGCAAGCGCTTTACCGGCTGGGTAACCGACAAAGACCCGGTCATGAACCCGGAAGATCACGATAACAACCGGATGCGCCTCATGCATCTGCTCCGCCTGAAGCCGGTCCAATAA
- a CDS encoding ABC transporter permease, which produces MRVSGRRLGVYAVALAFAIVMNFILPRLMPGTPVDAMVAQLGPRATPAAVEAIKARFGAVDQPVLLQFVDYMKGLATFDLGVSVKYYPQTVVQVLSRSTIWTIFLVVTAIIFSLSVGVVLGAISAWRRGGRFDTIISPLAVVMISVPPVIVGLTTLFMFGVSLRWLPVGYAYDPNLDPGLNFTFAGSVFIHAIMPVLTLSPFLIGEFQTTMRSSMISVLGEDYVTMGRAKGLSHLSVMFGYGARNAMLPVLTNLALMLGAVFGGSIVTEIVFNYPGLGLTLYTASIARDYPVIQGQLLLMTLATLGANFLVDIIYGFIDPRLRDAV; this is translated from the coding sequence ATGCGTGTTTCCGGACGGCGCCTTGGCGTCTATGCAGTCGCCCTGGCGTTCGCCATCGTGATGAACTTCATACTTCCCCGGCTTATGCCGGGGACGCCCGTCGATGCCATGGTCGCGCAGCTCGGCCCGCGGGCGACACCTGCAGCCGTCGAGGCGATCAAGGCACGCTTCGGCGCAGTCGATCAGCCGGTGCTCCTGCAATTCGTCGACTATATGAAGGGACTTGCAACCTTCGATCTCGGCGTCTCGGTCAAATATTACCCTCAGACGGTTGTCCAGGTCCTCAGCCGCTCGACAATCTGGACGATTTTCCTTGTCGTCACCGCCATCATTTTTTCGCTCAGCGTCGGTGTGGTTCTGGGTGCAATTTCCGCCTGGCGGCGCGGCGGACGTTTCGACACGATCATCTCCCCGCTCGCGGTCGTGATGATTTCGGTGCCGCCTGTCATCGTGGGTCTGACGACGCTCTTCATGTTCGGTGTGTCGCTGCGGTGGCTGCCCGTTGGCTACGCCTATGATCCGAACCTCGATCCGGGGTTAAACTTCACTTTCGCCGGCAGCGTCTTCATCCACGCCATCATGCCGGTGCTGACGCTGTCGCCGTTCCTGATCGGGGAGTTTCAGACGACCATGCGCTCGTCGATGATCTCGGTGCTCGGGGAGGATTACGTCACAATGGGCCGTGCAAAGGGCCTCAGCCATCTGAGCGTGATGTTCGGCTATGGTGCGCGCAATGCCATGCTTCCGGTCCTGACGAACCTCGCTCTTATGCTCGGCGCCGTCTTCGGCGGTTCGATCGTCACCGAAATCGTCTTCAACTATCCGGGACTCGGCTTGACGCTCTATACCGCAAGCATCGCTCGCGACTATCCGGTCATCCAGGGCCAGCTCCTGCTGATGACGCTCGCAACGCTCGGCGCGAATTTCCTCGTCGATATCATCTACGGGTTCATCGACCCCAGGCTGCGGGATGCCGTGTAA
- a CDS encoding ABC transporter permease codes for MGATLRSIVRQKKAVAGLIIVVGLWLMALLAPVIAPGEPGARVGRSHQPPSIEHVLGTTKMGRDVYRQFVWGARSSLSVGFATGIAITVIGTAIGLVAGYAGGRTDAALDLATNAVLVVPNMPLLILLASFAGTVGPMTIMTIIALTSWPWGARMTRSQTMALRNRDFVTASKMIGEPAWRIIFVEILPNLTPLIGINLVGSIIYAIVAQTTLEYLGFGDPLKVSWGTMLYNAQNASAIMVGAWWDVGVPAIGIALTGLGLALLNFAFDEIANPQLRSGPALTRWFRLTRARNRELEARR; via the coding sequence ATGGGAGCCACGCTCAGATCCATTGTTCGTCAGAAGAAGGCCGTCGCCGGTCTGATCATCGTCGTCGGACTCTGGCTGATGGCATTGCTTGCCCCTGTCATCGCCCCTGGCGAGCCGGGCGCACGTGTCGGCCGTTCGCACCAGCCACCTTCCATCGAGCATGTGCTTGGCACGACGAAAATGGGCCGAGACGTCTATCGCCAGTTCGTCTGGGGTGCCCGCAGTTCGCTGTCGGTCGGTTTTGCAACGGGCATTGCCATCACCGTCATCGGCACCGCGATCGGCCTCGTCGCCGGTTACGCCGGAGGCAGGACGGACGCCGCGCTCGACCTTGCGACAAACGCAGTTCTGGTCGTACCAAACATGCCGCTTCTGATCCTGCTTGCCTCCTTTGCCGGCACGGTCGGGCCGATGACGATCATGACCATCATCGCGCTGACCTCCTGGCCATGGGGCGCGCGCATGACGCGCTCGCAGACCATGGCGCTGCGCAACCGCGATTTTGTCACCGCATCGAAAATGATCGGCGAACCGGCATGGCGCATCATCTTCGTCGAGATCCTGCCGAACCTGACGCCGCTGATCGGCATTAACCTCGTCGGCAGCATCATCTACGCGATCGTCGCACAGACGACGCTCGAATATCTCGGCTTCGGCGATCCACTGAAAGTTTCCTGGGGCACGATGCTCTATAATGCCCAGAATGCATCGGCGATCATGGTCGGCGCGTGGTGGGACGTCGGCGTGCCGGCCATCGGCATCGCGCTGACCGGCCTCGGCCTTGCGCTGCTTAACTTTGCCTTCGACGAGATCGCCAATCCGCAGCTTCGCTCCGGTCCGGCACTGACGCGCTGGTTCCGGCTCACCCGTGCCCGCAACCGTGAACTGGAGGCACGCCGATGA
- a CDS encoding ABC transporter ATP-binding protein, whose amino-acid sequence MTSNLLEIEKLNVDYLLDRGEFRAVKDVSFNIGKGEIFGLAGESGCGKSTIAYAITRLSKAPAWISGGSIRMDGQDLLKMPERDLQKIRWKRIGMVFQSAMNSLNPLMRVEAQFHDVLHRHTGCSRQESRARGEEMFRLVGIPSQRISDYPHQFSGGMRQRIVIAICLALRPELIIMDEPTTALDVVVQREILEQVVDLQRAYGFSVLFITHDLHLMAQLCQRIGVMLKGELVEVGDVSQVSQAPLHDYTRKLWNAIPQLPSTPHLSGALA is encoded by the coding sequence ATGACCAGCAATCTCCTGGAAATCGAAAAGCTCAATGTCGACTACCTGCTCGACAGGGGAGAGTTCCGCGCCGTCAAGGATGTCTCCTTCAATATCGGCAAGGGCGAGATCTTCGGGCTTGCCGGCGAATCCGGCTGCGGCAAGAGCACAATCGCCTATGCCATCACGCGACTGTCCAAGGCCCCTGCCTGGATCAGCGGCGGTAGCATCCGCATGGATGGGCAGGATCTTCTGAAGATGCCCGAGCGCGATCTGCAGAAGATCCGCTGGAAGCGCATCGGTATGGTCTTTCAGAGCGCGATGAACTCACTCAATCCGCTAATGCGGGTCGAAGCGCAGTTTCATGATGTGCTTCACAGGCACACCGGCTGCTCGCGTCAGGAGTCGCGGGCGCGCGGAGAGGAGATGTTCCGGCTCGTGGGCATACCGTCGCAGCGCATCAGCGACTATCCGCATCAGTTTTCGGGCGGTATGCGACAGCGCATTGTCATCGCCATTTGCCTGGCGCTGAGGCCCGAGCTCATCATCATGGACGAGCCGACAACGGCGCTCGATGTCGTCGTGCAGCGCGAAATCCTCGAACAGGTCGTCGACCTGCAGCGAGCTTACGGGTTTTCGGTGCTGTTCATCACCCATGACCTGCATCTGATGGCGCAACTCTGCCAGCGCATTGGCGTCATGCTGAAGGGCGAACTCGTTGAGGTCGGAGATGTCAGCCAGGTCAGTCAGGCGCCGTTGCATGATTATACGCGCAAGCTCTGGAACGCCATTCCCCAGCTTCCGAGCACGCCCCATCTTTCAGGAGCACTGGCATGA
- a CDS encoding ATP-binding cassette domain-containing protein — MKPEASPSTATPVIRIEEIRRQFGPVHALKGVSFSLHPGRALALVGESGCGKTTCARIIARLDRPTGGKLFFREQDLTAQGTARDERLYRKDVQMVFQDPFSSLNPAFTVSHHLSRPLQLHSQDTSRIALEDGITELLTSVGLDPAVSKQKFPHELSGGQRQRVNIARALAVAPSVLVADEPTSMLDVSIRKDILDLLARVKRENELAMLYITHDIATAAHVAEEIVVMFAGQMVEWGDTETVLSKPRHPYTQLLLSAVPDGGRPFVTGGSARFLEQAERVRSLSRPESTVIEQIGPNHFMRALGAQS; from the coding sequence ATGAAGCCCGAGGCAAGTCCGTCCACGGCCACACCCGTCATACGGATCGAAGAGATCAGGCGACAATTCGGACCGGTGCATGCACTGAAAGGCGTTTCCTTCTCGCTCCATCCCGGCCGCGCGCTGGCGCTTGTCGGCGAGTCCGGCTGTGGCAAGACGACCTGTGCCCGTATCATCGCGCGTCTCGACCGGCCGACCGGCGGCAAGCTATTCTTTCGCGAGCAGGATCTGACCGCGCAGGGGACGGCGAGGGATGAACGTCTCTATCGCAAGGACGTTCAGATGGTCTTCCAGGATCCGTTCTCGTCACTCAATCCCGCCTTCACGGTCAGCCATCATCTTTCCCGGCCACTGCAGCTTCATAGCCAGGACACGTCGCGGATAGCTCTTGAGGATGGCATTACGGAATTGCTGACAAGCGTCGGTTTGGACCCGGCCGTGTCGAAGCAGAAATTCCCGCATGAGCTTTCCGGCGGCCAGCGGCAACGCGTCAACATTGCCCGGGCTCTTGCGGTCGCGCCGAGCGTGCTGGTTGCAGACGAGCCGACGTCGATGCTCGATGTTTCCATCCGCAAGGACATTCTCGATCTGCTTGCCCGGGTGAAGAGGGAGAACGAACTGGCGATGCTCTATATTACCCATGACATCGCAACGGCGGCGCATGTGGCCGAAGAGATCGTCGTGATGTTTGCCGGTCAAATGGTCGAATGGGGTGATACAGAAACAGTGCTCTCCAAACCCCGCCATCCCTATACCCAGCTCCTGCTATCGGCGGTGCCCGATGGCGGACGCCCTTTCGTGACCGGCGGCAGTGCACGCTTCCTCGAGCAGGCAGAGCGCGTCCGTTCGCTCAGCCGTCCGGAATCCACGGTGATCGAACAGATCGGCCCCAATCATTTCATGCGCGCACTCGGCGCCCAAAGCTAA
- a CDS encoding GNAT family N-acetyltransferase, with the protein MDYLVNLSTLPQDTKSPDAMAKAGVTIRRALPPELKLIVRWIGEHFGDAWASEATVAMTRQPPTCFIATREGRLVGFACHEATAPDFFGPTGVDESMRGLGVGRALLFASLNDLKTMGYGYAIIGDVGPSAFYEKAVGATPIPDSAPGIYAGMLKS; encoded by the coding sequence ATGGATTATCTCGTGAACCTGTCCACTCTTCCGCAGGACACAAAATCACCCGACGCGATGGCAAAAGCGGGCGTCACTATCCGCCGGGCACTGCCTCCTGAACTGAAGCTGATTGTCCGCTGGATCGGCGAGCATTTCGGCGACGCGTGGGCAAGCGAGGCAACGGTTGCGATGACGCGCCAGCCGCCGACCTGCTTCATCGCTACGCGCGAAGGCAGGCTCGTCGGCTTTGCCTGCCACGAGGCGACCGCTCCCGATTTCTTCGGGCCGACCGGTGTCGATGAAAGCATGCGGGGGCTCGGCGTCGGCAGGGCGCTGCTCTTTGCCAGCCTCAACGACCTGAAGACCATGGGCTATGGTTATGCGATCATCGGCGATGTCGGCCCATCCGCCTTTTACGAGAAAGCCGTCGGCGCCACTCCCATCCCCGATTCCGCTCCCGGCATCTATGCCGGCATGCTCAAGAGCTGA